From the Chionomys nivalis chromosome 18, mChiNiv1.1, whole genome shotgun sequence genome, the window TTAAATGCTTCTTTTGTAGTTTCTTTGGTCCTGGTATTTTGTCACATAGAAAATggttaaaatatatgaaaataattttaagaataatgTTGCTATATAAAATCCTAAATTCAGATTTCTAATCACTGAATTTTAATAATGACCTTGTATCTACTTTAGATATTCTATGATAATGATTTGTCAACTCTTTTATATACACAATACGTAACTTCAGCCTTGTGAAACTGATTACCAAATATTTACTGCAAACACTGTATGGTAAGGAACTTCCCCAGTATgaagtgagtttttaaaaaaacaaagaagtgtcATTAAACTAATTCTAGAAAGATACTAAAGTGTCTATCTTAATGTAAATGACCTGTAGAGTTCTAATTTCAGTAAGACATGAGATACAAAGTATGAGATGGATTATGAGTTGGTTTATGTCATTAAATTACCTTCTCTAGAAATTCGACCTTTGTCCAACTCCCTTCGAGAAATACATTCTGAAGGCATTTCATCAGAATCGTCTTTaacctcttctgtgatgttcaaATTGGGTTTGGGGAAGATTTTTCCAAATCCTGTATTGGAGTCATCAAGTTCAGTGTCTGGTGAATCTAAGAGTTCAACGTTAATATCAGTCATaagaataaaaccaaaagaaaacaaaccaacaaaaaatccTTTCATATTCCAAAAcatattttaggtttattttcctgttttctactTACAATTTACAAAAGTACAATTTGGTAATTTAATGTTTCTCAGTATTTCAGAACAGAAACAGGATAATCTTTCCTATAAATATTCAAAGAAGAGTGCTTTAGGGTTTTGTGGGCCAAGGCAAGACTTTGGTTTTGACCCTTCAGTTCTGTTATTGTAGCATGAAGGCAGATATAGACAACAGCTAAAGAGTCAAACGCTTGATTTGTAGTACTCCTTAGGgggcaaagaggaaagaaaaggaattaaGCCTTAGCATATTCCGTTTGATGTACCAAATGGGAATCTGATGAAAATGCTCAACATTAGATAAGAATGTGTATACTGTATGTAGCAATTGATTGTTTATCCTACTCATTCTAAAATAGTAGTAACTATATGCTAAGCTAAATGTgcaattaattaaattataaaaatgataatattCTAGCCAAATACAGTGACTCAAGATAATCTAAAATGGTTATAAGAATTTCAGAATGTGACATCAGAATGCTGTTAAACAGCCTCACTCCTTTCAACATAAATTAAAAGATTTGTGTCAACATGttagtctggaaaaaaaatacaaaagatacaTTTGGGGATACAAACATTCCATTAACCTCCCTACCCCTCGATAATCAGCAAAACCCTAAATTTCATGGAGATGTTATCACTTgcaaaaaattaataagaagagACAGGAATTAATAAACACAGCCTTGATGTTTAGCACTTGGGAAAGGAGAACTCCATGGGTTTTAACATGCTTTGGTATGCATAGagaatcctatctcaaaataccagaaaataaaaagcaacggTAACAATCTTTCCACTTAGCTTAAGTTTTATTAAGTAAGAGTTGAAAATGTTAGTCCATGATATTGAGACTCATCTAACCATATATATGTTAATGTTTGAtaattttttcttacattttggaTAAAGTCTAATTTATTCCAACCATTAACCAAGGACGTCCCAAACTTCTGAGTCTCCTGCCTCCGTTTCACAAACATTGGAATTAATTACAAGCTACATTTCCATGCTGTTTATGAAGTACTGGGGACTAAACACAGAGTTCCATGCATGTTCTCTATCAAATGAGCTAGAATCTCAAGTCTCTAACTGCATACTTTAAGTAAAGCTGACAAACactattataaaattttattttaacattaaaaaaaggTTGAAAAGTCTATGAAATAACTAATTTCTCttaccagatttcttttcctCATTATTCTGCTCCTTCTCCAAATCTTTCTTAAATGCCGCTGGCATGTTGTTAGATATATtgaattcaatttttttattacCTACAGGTTGTGGTTGGTCAAATACATCTGATGGTAACAGCACAGGATGCAAACtggtatttataataaaaaacaatcacaacatatgattataatttaaaataaaattctaagaaCATTACTTCAGATATTCTTTAAAAAGCTCATGATGACAAATAAAACATTCTATATATTTTAGGGAATATACAAACTGACTAGAGTTAGTAGTCCAATAAAGCTCAATAGTTGGTAATGATACTATTAAACACCTaatttatagatgaggaaactaaaattaaaagaTGTTCAAAGTTTAAAGTCAATGGTAAATGAAAAAGTTAGGATTTAACCATTCATTTTaaacagcagattttttttttgttttacatgtattttgCATGTGTGGTAGGGAATATTTTTACATCAGAAGACAAACTGTGACAGTTATTTTCTTCCACAATATGGATATTTAGGATCAAACTCTAATTATCATCACTGGCCACAGGAACCTTTACCCAGGGAACTACCTTGCCAGTCAATTTAAGACAGGCTTAAGCTTGGTTTATATAGTAGAGAATTACTTTGACTTCTAAGCATTCTGCGCCcttctcccaagtgccaggattacagctATATACCTCATCATCTGGCAGTGCTTTTAATGCAGTATATATTGTACACTGTGTAATCAGTGATGTGGTATGCAACTCAACAGTCAGCAGCTACATGCAATTAGTGaatttctgtaaagaaaaatgtctAACTGCTCAGTAACTTTTATATACAGATTGTATGATGAAATACTTGAGTATAATGGATTAAATAATTATCATTATTGGCCctgatttgcttattttttactGTATAAAACAGCTACCAGAAAATGTGACTTACAGTGTTTTTGCTATTTCGCAATGCTATAagaattaaaagcaaagaaatgccctatcaagccgggcggtggtggcgcacgcctttaatcccagcacttgggaggcagaggcaggcagatctctgtgagttcgaggccagcctggtctacaagagttagttccaggacaggcaccaaagctacagagaaaccctgtctcgaaaaaaccaaaaaaaaaaaaaaaaaaaaaaaagcctatcaACATAGAAAGAGGTTAAGATGTCATTAATTTATACATAAGattatttctattaaaatgtAACTTGCAGAAGAGTGAAATGAAGTTAAAACTGCAAACACTAGTAAGAAGTAGTAAATATACCTGATAAAAGATGCTAATCTGAAATAAATACTGAGTATTATCAAATGCTGGTaaacaaatagaattttaaaaactctgtgagtttggcAAACAGAAACCCAGTAACCAACCAAGTGTGCTACCATGAtcagtttttttaataaaagtttttagAAAACTTGACTGCTGTGAAATCTCATACTATGTAGTATATGCTTATACTTTCACCTGTTTACTAGAAAAAAGCCTAGCCACACCCTCCTTTTGATATAACATGTTATATGCGTGTCTATTTTAACTGCAAGTTTCATAAATTCCTGAGAGTGCTGTTTTTAATATCTCCTTTGTGATAGATACCAAAATATCCAAATAAGATCCATACTAAACATTAACTGCCCAGAGTTGTAACAGAAGAAAAGTTGTATATAATACCAGTAATCAATTAACAAACTGTCAGACTGAAGAATAACCTGAGTTAAGTGAATACACAAAGAACATACAAACAACCTTCATTTCATAAGTATACATAAAGCTACCTATGTGAAGTTGATGAAGGTATATTCAACATGTCCTTTAATTTTCGCTTTTTTCTCACTTGGCGTGGCTTTGTGGCTTTGGGTCTTTTGGGCTGAAGATTTGCTAGCTCCATTAGTTTGTTCATTCTGTTAAGAAACGGGGAGGCAAATAAGAGTTGGTATTCTAGAATAtagtttttatctttaataagaaatatatttaaacctAATTAGGTTAACTTTAAAGCCACCAATACACACATAATCGATTTGACAAAAATTCACATCTTAAATTGACCTGTACCATttaaatcctatttttaaaatattggccAGATTTTACATtaccaatttaaaaattttcattatgAATATCAGATATTCAAATAAAATGCCATAAAACTTATAATACACAaaaatattgtattatttgtgccttttattttaatttactaacAGAACATGGCCAGGTATATATAGCAAATTCCTAGCAGCTAGGGCTGAACAGCTAGGACATTTTCTAGAAGTCTCCAAaccaaacacaataaaaatgttattaaaaatacaaatatttagcCAGGTAgcgttggcacacgcctttaatcccagcactggggagacagaggcaggaggatctctgtgagttcgagaccagcctggtctacaagagctagttccaggacaggctccaaaactagaaaaaccctgtcttgaaacccccctccccaaaaaatcaaacatttaaatatttaaactacACATCAATATCAAAATTATCCACCAAAAATACACTAACCTTCTAAAACAAGACCAGGCACATAATAAGACATTAATAAATATCTGACaactaaatatatttcttaaaaattgttttgttccCAGAAAGTAATAAAAACGTAGCACAAATTCTATttggttttaataaataaatgctgactaaCCTGTAGTCAGACATTAGGGcatgaaagctgaaggatcagagaagcagtgcagccggCCACTAAAGAGACCTTTTagttctaccaatgctcagaccaaagggtgGGCCCTGTCTGCCGACTGTCTCCTCAGATTTTGTCCTCTGGCTGCAACTGTCTCCATCAAACTTCAGAATGCAGTAAGCTCCAGTCTCTTCTCATATCATATTTCTCTCTGTCAGCCATATAACTctggtctccacctccctagtgatgggattaaaaggtgtaggattcccaagtgctgggatcacctttgtgtgagttgtTTCTCTTCAGAGTCAATCTCATTTAGTGCACGGTAGCCTTGAAATAAACAAGAtccatctctctgcctgtcttgagtcctgggattaaaggtgtgtaccactactccTTGGCCTCTAGcggcttagttctgcactctgatcaccaggcaagctttatttgttaaaatgtaaataaattatcACTAAATAAAAACATGCATTAGAAACTGGTTTTGTTCTCTTTTAAGATTGAAGATGAATTTTAGGCAGTATTTCATACGacatttctaaatataaacttataaaaattaaatcgAGTTTGGTCTAGAATATGACAGTATTTGTAATTAGAATCActacaaatactttttaaagtatttctaaaTAGCACCACAAGTTTActaaatttttttaagttatcTAAGGGAATcgttaataaaattaatattttatactaCTCTTCAGTTTGCACATACTAATCTTTGTATCCAATTTAGAATTCTCTGTATTCCAGTTTTTGTATATATTCTGCCAAACAGAGCAGTGCTAGCTCATAGTGAGATAGATTACTATGAAGAACTACCTGCTTTGCTAAATATCTCTCTTCCACTATATTCTATCTATTCTTACTTGGTAGTATGAGTCCCACCTGCAATTTAATTTTTCCATAGAGAGGAAAATCACTACTTAGATGGGCAATGGCTTAGTAAAATtgttatatattttcaaaatctcTGAGGCCTGACTCATACTAATACTTCCTTTTAGATCCGACTTCTTGCGTAGTTAGTTAAGATTCACATCACTTACTCATTGAAGGTGGGTGTTGGTCCAAGGATCAAATCAAGCTAGTTATCTGCTCTTGCATATACATAAAGTTTTGCTGGAACACAGCCACTTCTATTCATCAACTATAAACATGGCTGCTTTCCTGACAGGAGAGTAGAACTAAGTTATAGTTGTGACATGTGACCAACACCATGCCTCACTCACAAAGGAAAAAGTATTTATTCTTTTGgacttataaagaaaatgttagatTATATGCCAGAAAATTGCCAAGaaattcacaatttttttttctttacagaatcTTTAAATAAACATGTAGAATCTCAAGCTAACCAATGAAGGGAGTTATTTATTGGCAGTACTAACATGTAAGTTCTGTAGAGAACGGTATATGATTCCTCTAGAAATCATTCTGAAGACAAGAGTACAGGGCACTCAACTGTTTAAAATGTAAAGCCAATTAATGCTTATTATCTAAGAAGCTATCTTCTATGATGTCACGGCAAACACCAAATTAGTGAAACACCTTATTAACAAGCCCttgtaaagaaaaattatgagttagaaaaataattcaactttttaatgaaaaagtaattttagagctacaaaaattttaacaagcaaaataataaatatggaaCCATAAATAATGAGGCTCCATTGCACTCtgtaatactaaaaaaaaaaaaaatctaaaaaattattctttatccAAAAATTTTTCCAAAGACCCTAGTATTCACTGACCTACTATATATATGTTCAAGATCTTGGGGAGGTTTGGGATACAATTCAATGCACTCTAATTTTGGATAAAGTATATGTGAAATATAGAAGAGCATGTCTTTTTCACATTCTTATTCTTAGAACAAAATTAAGTATGTCACATCACAAACCTCTGCCGGTCCTCCTCATCACTGCTTTCATATTCCGATTCTTTACTAGATAAATCCTCATCCTCGTCTGGTAAGGGAGGTTCCTCAGGTGGTTGAGGCGATGTAGGTGGAAGGGGTGCATGCAATGGCATATAGTCCTCATactatttaaaagaacaaaacagatacTATGTAAACTAATGATATTTACACAACAGACTATTTTGTATAACTTCTTAACCGTCATCAACAGAATCTCATTCAACATAAATTCTTGAGTCTCTTAAATATTTCTCTTCTTTGATACATTCAACATACATTCAGGGAATATCTGTGGTAGCAGATTGCTAGATGGTAACAGTTAGGTTTTCTTTATTCCCTAGCCATCAAAAACTTGGAAAAATACCTTATAGTTCACCATGTAAATTACCCCAAGGAATAAGAGCATAAGAACTTGATATGTaatccttcctttgtttctgaccTACAGTATATCCTAACCAGCATGGACAGGCACATAATAAAGacaacctgggtcttctgaatgACTCAAACATCCCTCCTTCCCTGTTATTTGAAATGGAATAGCTATGACAAGACATAACTTACTGTATTAATAGTATCTAATATTACTTTCTAAACAACAAGTACATGGTGGTATTACAATAAAAAGTTAGGAAGTTAATAGTTCATAGAATAGTAGCCAACTACAAAGAAAACTCAGGTTTACCTGTAtgttaaaagcaaaaaataattttgcattaGTATTACTGATAAATACACAGTATCACTGTGAAATAACCTCAAGAGCAGACACCCTACTATGTAAATTATTGAACAATTTTAGCAACCTTACTTATCCTTTCCAAATGAAGCTAGCTGCCATTTGGATCAAAACCACAGCAACGAATTTTTAGATAGTTCAGTTAAATACAATTATCTTATACTTATACTTACAGATTAATATACTATCAATTGTGATTCTTGGGATTAAAGAATAGAAAACCGGAAGAAATTACAAAATTGATAAAATTTACCTCTCAGGAAAGAAAACCATGGTTCCTAAAATTTCTAAGAATTTCTTACCATAGGGGGTCGTGCAGTAATAGGTCCAAATGGTGTGGGCAAATTCATTTTATTCATAAGATGAAGCACCTTAAAGTAGCAAAATATTTAAGTAACATAGAATTAATGTCATGATTAATCTCATATATTtcatataccaaaaaaaaaaaatctggaaaaacattcttttgttttgagaaagtctcacTATACAGACCAAGCTGAtctagactcacagagatctcctgcctctgtcctctgagtgctggaatttaaggcaaGTACTACCACACCTAGCATGTAAGCACACTTAGACCAAGAGAAAATAAGGCACCAGTATTTCAGAACCTTAATCCTCCTACAATATTTGTCATTTCTACAAATACATTGATTTTAATTCCTAACACTAAGAATATAATGGTCTTGTAGTGTAAAAATCTATTGAAAATGTTCTCATATAACTGCCCAGTTTACTGTGactatgaaacaaagaaaaaagaaaatatatactacctatattttataattctgaGAAGTAATATTATTATCAAAGTTCTCAACCATTTACTGAACCAATACCTTTTCTTAAGGATTTCTATAAGCCAATGTTATACTCAAGAAACAATTATAACAAATTACATCTTCAAATGCAGCCTCAATCTCCATTCACTCTATTTATGAAGTTACTACTTGAGAGTAGCATGGGACAATTCATTACATTTAAAAACACTACGTAAAACACTGTCTCTCTGGAATTCGTAAGATTCCAAAAATGTTATGAGTATCAGCATCAGCACAGTATCTACAGTACCAAGTTATAAACTTTATCCCATAAGCAAAAGCTAAGTTGATTCTGCATACCTGTACATAGAATTTGGGCACACTTGCCAAAGCATTTACTATATTTGCAAGGATTGTGCTTGAAGGTGGTGGGTACATATATTTGAGGCATGAATTCAGAGGAAAAGTCAgcctacaaaaacaaaatgaaatatgcttattacattttaataattcCATATCAGTAACTCACTTTAGATAATATATTATTAACACATAAAACTGCCCAAATGATATAAGTCATGTATTTATCTTATTCCTTAATATACACATTACCTTAAAGAAAATAGCAGCATTTACCAGAGCACTTATCGGAGTTCATTTACAGACCTGAACACTTTAATAGACTTATGCCTtattaaattcaatgaaaaaaacCTCATAcctcaaaatttaaaacattaaattatacATGAGATACTAAAATGCtgactttaaaaacaatcttacttataacatgtttgtatatgtatacacacatacacacaacaacaaagacagaataataaaaaataacaaaaatacaaaccCATGACTCGGTGCAATTCCATTTTCTATTGTTAAAAAGTCaggttctttcttctctttatcaTCTTCCACAGTGTCATCTGACCtagaacaaagagaaacacaaatgatACTATCATTGGAAAGAGTACGAAACtgtatatagaaaagaaaaagcttttcAAACACATCATTACAAAaccaatttcattaaaaaaaaaagaaagaaaggaagaaaaccacaaaaaccTTTAAAGGGCTTCTCAAACAAGCACCACTGAGAAAAAATGAGAATATAATTAAACTCTACTTAATCCTTACACTTAGATTTTAGTCAGTTTATGAACATGGTAGGGCAATTCCAAATGAtcccaaggaaacaaaaatatacattatataatgtatacattatataatgtatacattatataatacATCTGTATTAGGGAACTCAAGTCTTTTTAATGTGCATCTACGCATAAAATTAGAGACTTGTAGTGCCTTACTTCTTTCACCTTCATCTCTTAAATTTCTGAGTCTAATAAAATTAGGTTTTACATTAAAAGGACTAGGATGCTGTAATTCAGCCAAGTTTCTAGAAGATGAAGATTTTTTTGCATATTACTCGTCAACTACCGTAATGAAACTCTGCAAAGGCTAGTCTTGGAACTAAAATACTGctctttaatttgcttttatcagtaagatttttttcttatacaatatctcctgattacagtttcccctcctcctcctcctcccagctccttcccTCTGGATctgctctctttctgcctctcattagaaaagaacagccttctaagagataacaaccaaatacGACAAAATATAGTAaggatggccgggcggtggtggcgcacgcctttaatcccagcacttgggaggcagaggcaggcggatctctgtgagttcgagaccagcctggtctacaagagctagttccaggacag encodes:
- the Rnpc3 gene encoding RNA-binding region-containing protein 3 isoform X2, producing the protein MAGPEPPLPRGGPGSASLSPPRGDRTLLVRHLPAELTAEEKEDLLKYFGAQSVRVLSDKGRLKHTAFATFPNEKAAVKALTRLHQLKLLGHTLVVEFAKEQDRVHSPCPTSNTEKKKRSDDTVEDDKEKKEPDFLTIENGIAPSHGLTFPLNSCLKYMYPPPSSTILANIVNALASVPKFYVQVLHLMNKMNLPTPFGPITARPPMYEDYMPLHAPLPPTSPQPPEEPPLPDEDEDLSSKESEYESSDEEDRQRMNKLMELANLQPKRPKATKPRQVRKKRKLKDMLNIPSSTSHSLHPVLLPSDVFDQPQPVGNKKIEFNISNNMPAAFKKDLEKEQNNEEKKSGFGKIFPKPNLNITEEVKDDSDEMPSECISRRELDKGRISREEMETLSVFRSYEPGEPNCRIYVKNLARHVQEKDLKFIFGRYVDFSSETQRIMFDIRLMKEGRMKGQAFIGLPNEKAAAKALKEANGYVLFGKPMVVQFARSARPKQDSKEGKRK
- the Rnpc3 gene encoding RNA-binding region-containing protein 3 isoform X1; its protein translation is MAGPEPPLPRGGPGSASLSPPRGDRTLLVRHLPAELTAEEKEDLLKYFGAQSVRVLSDKGRLKHTAFATFPNEKAAVKALTRLHQLKLLGHTLVVEFAKEQDRVHSPCPTSNTEKKKRSDDTVEDDKEKKEPDFLTIENGIAPSHGLTFPLNSCLKYMYPPPSSTILANIVNALASVPKFYVQVLHLMNKMNLPTPFGPITARPPMYEDYMPLHAPLPPTSPQPPEEPPLPDEDEDLSSKESEYESSDEEDRQRMNKLMELANLQPKRPKATKPRQVRKKRKLKDMLNIPSSTSHSLHPVLLPSDVFDQPQPVGNKKIEFNISNNMPAAFKKDLEKEQNNEEKKSDSPDTELDDSNTGFGKIFPKPNLNITEEVKDDSDEMPSECISRRELDKGRISREEMETLSVFRSYEPGEPNCRIYVKNLARHVQEKDLKFIFGRYVDFSSETQRIMFDIRLMKEGRMKGQAFIGLPNEKAAAKALKEANGYVLFGKPMVVQFARSARPKQDSKEGKRK